From Toxorhynchites rutilus septentrionalis strain SRP chromosome 2, ASM2978413v1, whole genome shotgun sequence, a single genomic window includes:
- the LOC129771898 gene encoding endocuticle structural glycoprotein ABD-4-like, whose amino-acid sequence MYTKLYIASLVIASALAIPQRYQTPIRTAISNGGSDASASILAQNQVINGDGSYAYNYETSNGIRASERSQDGLTATGEFSFVAPEGAELRLTYVADENGFQPEGSHLPVEPPAPAHVIRALKALRASNNRDLDLASLDETIARLIATQG is encoded by the exons ATGTATACAAAACTG TATATCGCATCGTTGGTGATAGCCTCTGCTTTGGCCATCCCGCAGCGGTACCAAACACCAATCCGCACGGCTATATCCAATGGTGGTTCGGACGCTAGTgccagtatccttgctcagaaCCAGGTCATCAATGGGGACGGCTCATACGCGTACAATTACGAAACAAGCAACGGTATTCGAGCGAGTGAACGCAGCCAGGATGGGCTAACCGCCACCGGTGAGTTCTCCTTCGTAGCACCGGAGGGAGCGGAGTTGCGGTTGACCTACGTGGCGGATGAGAACGGATTTCAGCCAGAGGGTTCCCATCTGCCGGTGGAACCACCAGCACCGGCTCACGTGATAAGGGCACTGAAGGCACTGCGGGCGAGCAACAATCGGGATCTGGATCTGGCTTCGTTGGATGAAACCATTGCGCGATTGATAGCTACCCAAGGCTAG